A portion of the Rubritalea squalenifaciens DSM 18772 genome contains these proteins:
- a CDS encoding sigma-70 family RNA polymerase sigma factor, whose amino-acid sequence MAKKKSGNILELGEFVRLLTEHQAVIRGYIRSLIPNASDVNDVLQNTNLALWERREDFEPGTNFKAWACAVARFRSLEHRNKMKKNQMLVFDEDLVNLLADEGGDAQDEVELERLALDGCLEKLSPKNFSLVRARYHRNITLIDYAHEDGRDAASLRVILNRVRSALRECIEQQVALLKKQSPF is encoded by the coding sequence ATGGCCAAGAAAAAGAGCGGAAATATCCTGGAACTAGGCGAGTTCGTTCGCCTGCTTACCGAACACCAGGCGGTGATCCGGGGCTATATCCGTTCACTCATCCCGAATGCCTCGGATGTGAATGATGTCTTGCAGAATACCAACCTCGCCCTGTGGGAGCGGAGGGAGGATTTCGAGCCTGGAACCAATTTCAAGGCCTGGGCCTGCGCGGTGGCCCGCTTCCGTTCGCTTGAGCATCGTAACAAGATGAAAAAGAACCAGATGCTGGTTTTTGACGAGGATCTGGTAAATCTGCTTGCAGACGAGGGCGGAGACGCTCAAGACGAAGTGGAGCTGGAGCGCTTGGCGCTGGACGGATGTCTGGAAAAGCTGAGCCCGAAGAATTTCTCTCTCGTGCGTGCCCGTTATCACCGAAACATCACGCTGATTGATTACGCGCATGAGGATGGCAGGGATGCCGCCTCGCTGAGAGTGATTCTGAACAGAGTCCGCTCCGCCCTGCGCGAGTGTATCGAGCAGCAAGTCGCCCTGCTGAAGAAGCAGTCCCCATTTTAG
- a CDS encoding LamG-like jellyroll fold domain-containing protein — protein MNLKQTESSPQDLDDMIFELLDGAITPDRHQKLQGILKHNPAARQRYRDLTRLEDLLEDQMHSAAHPQMSTPQNLIPFDRLARRQRKRIAMWSAATAAAVLLICGVILTVINVSFEPSVATMRYAEHSDYRVTYPEDVDYEAGELVSGAIVELKQGSVELNINSGVVAVVEAPALFKMVDEYTLELKNGNSWFSVSPQGHGFTVKTPQMEVVDLGTEFGVVVDPTTADEQVHVLRGRVQVSSLLKMKDVQTLTTGQACKVSMDGGLETIPVAQDSFLKGLPDGLTYLEWSLDEPTNKAFAATGNMAGLEDVVSSVVRGKIDVVPGRKDRARRFHPNNGFIQTTWPGVDADRPRTISAWVKYPKKPDAIPTGAIIEWGNPDLNAAKWRVTINAGGDAGKVGALRTEFSRGYVIGTTDLRDGEWHHVVSVYDGSGRGDASTIKLYVDGKQEEISEYKVNRVGTIVGRPGADPCLIGRNFRGTIDDVRVYQGAYPEEYIPHLMGE, from the coding sequence ATGAATTTAAAGCAGACAGAATCTTCCCCCCAGGATCTCGATGACATGATCTTCGAGCTGCTTGATGGTGCCATCACGCCGGACCGTCATCAGAAGCTACAGGGGATACTGAAGCATAATCCCGCGGCCCGGCAGAGATACCGTGACCTGACCCGGCTGGAGGATCTGCTGGAGGACCAGATGCACTCGGCGGCGCATCCGCAGATGTCCACTCCGCAGAATCTGATTCCCTTTGACCGTCTGGCCCGCCGCCAGCGTAAGCGCATCGCCATGTGGTCTGCTGCGACCGCTGCCGCCGTGCTGCTGATCTGCGGGGTGATCCTGACGGTGATCAATGTAAGTTTTGAGCCTAGTGTGGCTACCATGCGCTATGCGGAGCACTCTGACTACAGGGTGACTTATCCAGAGGATGTGGATTATGAGGCTGGTGAGCTGGTCAGTGGGGCTATTGTGGAGCTGAAGCAGGGCAGCGTGGAGCTGAATATCAACTCCGGCGTGGTTGCCGTGGTGGAAGCTCCGGCACTTTTTAAGATGGTGGATGAGTACACCCTGGAGCTGAAGAATGGTAATAGCTGGTTCAGTGTTTCCCCGCAGGGGCATGGATTTACCGTGAAAACACCTCAGATGGAGGTGGTGGATCTGGGTACGGAATTTGGTGTGGTGGTAGATCCTACCACGGCGGATGAGCAGGTGCATGTGCTGCGTGGTCGTGTCCAGGTAAGCTCATTGCTTAAGATGAAGGATGTGCAGACCTTGACCACCGGACAGGCTTGCAAGGTCAGCATGGACGGCGGTCTGGAGACGATTCCCGTGGCTCAGGATTCATTCCTGAAAGGCCTGCCGGATGGTCTGACCTATCTGGAGTGGAGCCTTGACGAGCCGACCAATAAAGCATTTGCCGCTACAGGTAACATGGCAGGTCTAGAGGACGTGGTTTCTTCCGTCGTACGTGGAAAGATTGATGTCGTCCCGGGTCGCAAAGATCGGGCCCGCAGATTTCACCCGAACAATGGCTTTATTCAGACTACCTGGCCGGGTGTGGATGCCGACCGCCCGCGTACTATTTCCGCCTGGGTGAAGTATCCGAAAAAACCGGATGCCATACCTACTGGCGCGATCATCGAATGGGGGAACCCAGATCTGAATGCCGCCAAGTGGCGTGTCACCATCAATGCTGGTGGAGATGCTGGTAAGGTGGGAGCGCTGCGTACCGAGTTTTCACGAGGTTATGTCATTGGCACCACCGATTTGAGAGACGGGGAATGGCACCATGTGGTCTCTGTCTATGATGGCTCAGGCCGTGGGGATGCGTCCACTATCAAGCTCTATGTGGACGGCAAGCAGGAAGAGATCAGTGAGTATAAAGTCAACCGCGTGGGCACCATCGTCGGGAGACCGGGTGCTGACCCATGCCTGATCGGGCGTAACTTCCGCGGCACCATCGATGACGTGAGGGTCTATCAGGGTGCGTACCCTGAGGAGTACATTCCTCACTTGATGGGTGAGTAG
- a CDS encoding glycine-rich domain-containing protein encodes MALNRELWDKLDSYSLDEVDSALKFSQRLARENQWDLAYTQRVIEEYKRFVYLSSEAGHMVTPSDEVDQVWHLHLCYTRSYWEELCQGVLGKPLHHGPTKGGNSERVKYHDLYERTLESYRKHFGTEAPADIWPPSKQRFACSHFQRVDAKTHFILPKRRVIQIALGSLGTLALAGCTSQLGFIEGLFPFIIIAIIFIFILAAFSKGGKGGGGNNSGGGCGSVGGGCSSDSGCGSGCGGGGCGGGCGGG; translated from the coding sequence ATGGCTTTGAATCGTGAATTGTGGGACAAGCTGGACTCCTACTCGCTGGATGAGGTGGACTCCGCACTGAAATTTTCTCAACGCCTCGCCCGTGAGAATCAATGGGATCTGGCGTACACGCAGCGCGTGATCGAGGAATACAAGCGCTTCGTCTACCTTTCCTCGGAGGCTGGCCACATGGTCACTCCCTCTGATGAAGTGGACCAGGTCTGGCACCTGCACCTCTGCTACACACGCAGCTACTGGGAAGAGCTCTGTCAGGGGGTGCTAGGCAAACCGCTGCACCACGGCCCCACCAAAGGCGGCAACTCGGAGCGGGTGAAGTACCACGATCTCTATGAGCGTACGCTAGAGTCTTACCGCAAGCATTTTGGGACAGAAGCCCCTGCGGACATCTGGCCACCCTCCAAGCAGCGCTTTGCCTGCAGCCATTTCCAGCGGGTGGATGCCAAGACCCACTTCATCCTGCCCAAGCGCCGGGTCATCCAGATAGCCCTGGGATCCCTCGGCACCCTAGCTCTAGCGGGCTGCACCAGCCAACTGGGCTTTATAGAGGGCCTATTCCCATTCATCATCATCGCTATCATTTTTATCTTCATCCTTGCCGCCTTCTCCAAGGGCGGCAAAGGCGGTGGTGGCAACAACTCTGGCGGCGGATGCGGCTCGGTCGGCGGTGGATGCAGCTCAGACAGCGGCTGTGGTAGCGGTTGCGGGGGCGGCGGATGTGGTGGCGGATGTGGCGGAGGCTAG
- a CDS encoding helix-turn-helix domain-containing protein: MTHTRMLCAPDRQFAGRLHDLMEQNDCTTAELARLTGISHFQILGYLAGKTPDTMSLLRIARLFEVSMEWLVTGEDGAHTPDYLLTASA; this comes from the coding sequence ATGACACACACACGTATGCTATGTGCGCCGGACAGGCAATTTGCCGGCAGGCTACATGACTTGATGGAGCAAAATGACTGCACAACAGCTGAGCTCGCCCGCCTCACAGGAATCTCCCACTTCCAAATCCTAGGCTATCTGGCTGGTAAGACGCCGGATACGATGAGCCTGCTGCGCATCGCGCGCCTCTTTGAGGTCTCGATGGAATGGCTGGTGACCGGTGAAGATGGTGCCCACACCCCGGACTATCTGCTGACGGCTTCCGCCTGA
- a CDS encoding PEP-CTERM sorting domain-containing protein (PEP-CTERM proteins occur, often in large numbers, in the proteomes of bacteria that also encode an exosortase, a predicted intramembrane cysteine proteinase. The presence of a PEP-CTERM domain at a protein's C-terminus predicts cleavage within the sorting domain, followed by covalent anchoring to some some component of the (usually Gram-negative) cell surface. Many PEP-CTERM proteins exhibit an unusual sequence composition that includes large numbers of potential glycosylation sites. Expression of one such protein has been shown restore the ability of a bacterium to form floc, a type of biofilm.) — protein MKTRLYTRIFTISALVAASAQAATLSFGPSNGGQTDVDWVTGTTPTKTIEVYFTGDEGENLSFKMDFSAGGDSTGLRADGSGGGYGWQPDGGTGAQSYRWADGEIAYWTVTILDRDNANADVTSSYDVFLTALQTTNRLEVPDAATILLTNGLTDQESAQAGAGTGEVNHTFTGFDGKNMTLEMTNNPSPSLQYFRIDTLGFEVTTAAVPEPSSTALLGLAGLGLILRRRR, from the coding sequence ATGAAAACACGACTCTACACACGCATATTCACTATTTCCGCTCTGGTGGCTGCTTCCGCCCAAGCTGCCACTCTGTCTTTCGGTCCCTCGAATGGGGGGCAAACCGATGTCGACTGGGTCACCGGTACGACACCGACCAAAACCATCGAGGTCTATTTCACCGGGGACGAGGGGGAGAACCTCAGCTTCAAGATGGATTTTTCTGCCGGTGGTGATTCTACCGGACTTCGTGCAGATGGCTCCGGTGGTGGCTACGGCTGGCAGCCTGACGGTGGCACTGGTGCGCAGTCCTACCGCTGGGCTGACGGCGAGATCGCCTACTGGACGGTGACCATTCTGGACCGCGACAATGCCAATGCCGACGTCACCTCGAGCTATGATGTCTTCCTCACGGCTTTGCAGACGACCAATCGTCTAGAAGTCCCGGATGCTGCTACCATCCTGCTGACCAATGGCCTGACTGATCAGGAAAGTGCTCAGGCTGGTGCGGGTACTGGGGAGGTCAACCACACCTTCACGGGCTTCGACGGTAAGAACATGACTCTGGAGATGACCAATAATCCGTCTCCATCACTACAGTATTTCCGTATCGATACACTCGGATTCGAAGTGACCACGGCTGCTGTGCCTGAGCCAAGTTCCACGGCACTCCTCGGCCTGGCTGGACTCGGCCTGATCCTGCGCCGCAGACGTTAA